AATTTAACCAAAGCCCTAGCTGTAGCATGGCGCACAGCTTCTGCTTGAGCATGACAACCTCCTCCCCTTACCTTGACTAAAACTCGTAATCTATCGAGAGTATTCATTTTTCTTAAAGAAGACGAGGCAGTCTGCCAGTAATCTAATATAGGAAAATATTCTTGATATAATTTATCATTAACTAAAAATTTTTTCTCTCCTTTTGCAAAAAGTCTAGCCCGAGCCACTGCCGTCTTTCTTCTCCCTACTCCTGCCCAATATTTCTCAGATATTTCTTTTTCTAAAAAAGTCTTTTCAACCTTTTTTTTAGCTTTGACTTTAACCTTCTCTCTCTTTGTCTTCTCTTTTTTTGATTTGCTTGCTTTCTTTTTCTTAAGAGTTTTTTTGGATATTGCCTTTTCCTTAGTTGTTGAAGCGGTTTTGGACATTTTATTTAAATTTTAATTTCTTAAT
This genomic stretch from Candidatus Nealsonbacteria bacterium harbors:
- a CDS encoding 30S ribosomal protein S9, whose product is MSKTASTTKEKAISKKTLKKKKASKSKKEKTKREKVKVKAKKKVEKTFLEKEISEKYWAGVGRRKTAVARARLFAKGEKKFLVNDKLYQEYFPILDYWQTASSSLRKMNTLDRLRVLVKVRGGGCHAQAEAVRHATARALVKFNPNFRKRLRKAGFLTRDSRMRERKKFGLKRARRAPQWQKR